The Agrococcus carbonis genome has a window encoding:
- a CDS encoding DEAD/DEAH box helicase, producing MDRPRPFPIQADTLPDTLAGRDVLGRGKTGSGKTLAFSIPLVARLSGDLAGGGRRKGLPLGLVLAPTRELATQIAAEIAPLAKAAGLTVTTIFGGVSQRPQETALRNGVDIVVACPGRLDDLMQQGIASLEAIEMTVIDEADHMADLGFLPVVTKILDKTPKSGQRLLFSATLDNGVDKLVKRFLQNEVLHSVDEAHSPVAAMTHHLFEVAPDDKMLLVRRLASGMGRRILFTRTKHQAKKLAKQLTASGIPAVDLHGNLSQNARDRNLAAFSDGSVRVLVATDVAARGVHVDNVELVVHVDPPMEHKAYLHRSGRTARAGSEGDVVTVMLPAQRRDTMALLRKAEITVQPQAVVAASDAVDALVGPYAPHVAPVPGGPGSGNELPQQRGGGRSQGANARRKRSAREGVAGSGAHGADSGAARSERPKKDRSGRPEVKAKRSGVAGEAPRGGGRGGARQGQSSRGQGGARAAAPRGGSSVAWSSTGGGSMQGGQPARSGGQRGSRRASRPQG from the coding sequence ATGGACCGCCCGCGGCCCTTCCCGATACAGGCCGACACGCTGCCCGACACGCTCGCGGGCCGCGACGTGCTCGGCCGCGGCAAGACCGGTTCGGGCAAGACGCTCGCGTTCTCGATCCCGCTCGTCGCGCGCCTCTCCGGCGACCTCGCGGGCGGCGGCCGTCGCAAGGGCCTGCCGCTCGGCCTCGTGCTCGCTCCCACGCGTGAGCTCGCGACCCAGATCGCTGCCGAGATCGCCCCGCTCGCGAAGGCCGCCGGGCTCACCGTCACGACGATCTTCGGCGGCGTCTCGCAGCGCCCGCAGGAGACCGCGCTGCGCAACGGCGTCGACATCGTCGTCGCGTGCCCCGGCCGCCTCGACGACCTCATGCAGCAGGGCATCGCCTCGCTCGAGGCGATCGAGATGACCGTGATCGACGAGGCCGACCACATGGCCGACCTCGGCTTCCTCCCGGTCGTCACGAAGATCCTCGACAAGACCCCGAAGTCGGGCCAGCGCCTGCTCTTCTCGGCCACGCTCGACAACGGCGTGGACAAGCTCGTCAAGCGCTTCCTGCAGAACGAGGTGCTCCACTCGGTCGACGAGGCGCACTCGCCCGTCGCCGCGATGACGCACCACCTGTTCGAGGTGGCGCCGGACGACAAGATGCTGCTCGTGCGCCGCCTCGCGTCGGGCATGGGCCGCCGCATCCTCTTCACCCGCACCAAGCACCAGGCGAAGAAGCTCGCCAAGCAGCTCACCGCGTCGGGCATCCCGGCCGTCGACCTGCACGGCAACCTGTCGCAGAACGCCCGCGACCGCAACCTCGCCGCCTTCTCGGACGGCTCGGTGCGCGTGCTTGTCGCCACCGACGTCGCCGCCCGCGGCGTGCACGTCGACAACGTCGAGCTCGTCGTGCACGTCGACCCGCCCATGGAGCACAAGGCCTACCTGCACCGCTCCGGCCGCACCGCGCGCGCCGGCTCGGAGGGCGACGTCGTCACGGTGATGCTGCCCGCGCAGCGCCGCGACACCATGGCGCTGCTCCGCAAGGCAGAGATCACCGTGCAGCCGCAGGCCGTCGTGGCCGCGTCGGATGCGGTGGATGCGCTCGTGGGTCCGTACGCCCCGCACGTGGCGCCGGTCCCCGGCGGCCCGGGCTCGGGCAACGAGCTGCCGCAGCAGCGCGGCGGCGGTCGCTCGCAGGGCGCGAACGCGCGCCGGAAGCGCTCGGCGCGCGAGGGCGTCGCCGGCTCCGGTGCGCACGGCGCCGACTCGGGTGCCGCTCGCTCGGAGCGCCCGAAGAAGGATCGCTCGGGTCGCCCCGAGGTCAAGGCGAAGCGCTCGGGTGTCGCCGGCGAGGCGCCGCGCGGCGGCGGCCGGGGCGGCGCGCGTCAGGGCCAGTCGTCGCGCGGCCAGGGCGGCGCTCGCGCCGCGGCCCCGCGCGGCGGCTCGTCGGTCGCGTGGTCGTCGACGGGCGGCGGCTCGATGCAGGGCGGCCAGCCCGCCCGCTCGGGCGGGCAGCGCGGCTCGCGTCGCGCGTCGCGCCCCCAGGGCTGA
- a CDS encoding cytochrome P450, producing MTTARTDLRPAGDDTLTFLARGYDFGRHIWRRARSATARAVPLRLLGGDSLLVRGADGVELFYDPERVERHGAMPAFIQETLFGHDSVHSLDGAEHLHRKQTFLQVTYDPAQVARLQPHLEREWAAELDAWIAGGERTAYDAAIGAIGRAMQRWAGLPGTDAAKTRWARRQAQIVDGFGTPYSPEFLKAAANRWWSDRHAAELIEAVRAGTLEAAAGTALHAWAWHREADGELLPAKLAGIELQNSFRPAIAVSRFVAFAAKELHDRPEWRARIAAETTERGSLAGGPLASAFAQEVRRTAPFVPMLPATATTDIELDGERLEAGGRVLLDILGTNTDRESWERAHEFDPERFVGRDDWESIDAFVPQGGGHPTTGHRCPGEEIAVACLAAAIAAMSDPRVTILGEGLEVNRRRLPTKPASGGLVRSASAPASAARCPFH from the coding sequence ATGACGACTGCCCGCACCGACCTCCGCCCCGCCGGCGACGACACCCTGACGTTCCTGGCGCGCGGCTACGACTTCGGCCGCCACATCTGGCGCCGCGCCCGCAGCGCGACCGCGCGCGCCGTGCCGCTGCGACTGCTCGGCGGCGACTCGCTGCTCGTGCGCGGCGCCGACGGCGTCGAGCTCTTCTACGACCCCGAGCGCGTGGAGCGGCACGGCGCGATGCCCGCCTTCATCCAGGAGACGCTCTTCGGCCACGACTCGGTGCACTCGCTCGACGGCGCCGAGCACCTGCACCGCAAGCAGACGTTCCTGCAGGTGACGTACGACCCCGCGCAGGTCGCGCGGCTCCAGCCGCACCTCGAGCGCGAGTGGGCGGCCGAGCTCGACGCGTGGATCGCCGGCGGCGAGCGCACCGCCTACGACGCCGCGATCGGCGCGATCGGCCGCGCGATGCAGCGCTGGGCCGGCCTGCCGGGCACGGATGCGGCGAAGACCCGGTGGGCACGGCGGCAGGCGCAGATCGTCGACGGGTTCGGCACCCCCTACTCCCCCGAGTTCCTGAAGGCGGCCGCGAACCGCTGGTGGTCGGATCGGCACGCGGCCGAGCTCATCGAGGCGGTGCGCGCGGGCACGCTCGAGGCGGCCGCCGGCACGGCGCTGCACGCGTGGGCGTGGCACCGCGAGGCCGACGGCGAGCTGCTGCCGGCGAAGCTCGCGGGCATCGAGCTGCAGAACTCGTTCCGGCCGGCGATCGCCGTCTCGCGCTTCGTGGCGTTCGCGGCGAAGGAGCTGCACGACCGGCCCGAGTGGCGCGCCCGCATCGCCGCGGAGACGACGGAGCGCGGCAGCCTCGCCGGAGGGCCGCTCGCGAGCGCGTTCGCGCAGGAGGTGCGTCGCACCGCGCCGTTCGTGCCGATGCTGCCGGCGACGGCGACGACCGACATCGAGCTCGACGGCGAGCGGCTCGAGGCGGGCGGCCGCGTGCTCCTCGACATCCTCGGCACGAACACCGACCGTGAGTCGTGGGAGCGCGCGCACGAGTTCGACCCCGAGCGCTTCGTCGGCCGCGACGACTGGGAGTCGATCGACGCGTTCGTGCCGCAGGGCGGCGGCCACCCCACGACCGGCCACCGCTGCCCGGGCGAGGAGATCGCGGTGGCGTGCCTCGCCGCGGCGATCGCGGCGATGAGCGACCCGCGCGTGACGATCCTCGGCGAGGGCCTCGAGGTGAACCGGCGCCGCCTGCCCACGAAGCCCGCGTCCGGCGGCCTCGTCCGCAGCGCATCCGCCCCCGCGTCGGCCGCGCGCTGCCCCTTCCACTGA
- a CDS encoding sugar porter family MFS transporter: MPASAPLPPLTPGPHRRRLGVIAIVACFGGLLFGYDTGVINGALRPMSGELGLDALTEGVVTSSLVFAAAFGALVGGRLSDALGRRTMLVALAVVFFVGTLVVVLAPGFAVLVAGRVLLGLAVGGASTVVPVYLAEMAPFEIRGSLSGRNEVAIVSGQLAAFVVNAVLGTALGHLDGVWRIMFAVCGLPAIALFVGMLRMPESPRWLAERGRRDDALAVLRTVRSPERAEAELAQIERVVAEPAARAGLSAVLRSRWLRRILLVGIGVGVAQQLTGINAIMYYGQSVLVESGFSESAALIANIAPGVIAVVGGVVALAMMDRIDRRTTLLVGFSLTTLCHLLIGVASVVLEPGNPIRPFVILALVVAFVGSMQTFLNVATWVYLSEIFPLHIRGLGIGVAVFAHWLANGALALAFPSLLAAVGLTGAFFLFAAVGAVALAFIATQVPETRGRTLEGLEAEIVSGRAFRRRAVVG, encoded by the coding sequence ATGCCCGCTTCCGCCCCCCTCCCGCCGCTGACGCCCGGCCCGCACCGCCGGCGGCTCGGCGTCATCGCGATCGTCGCGTGCTTCGGCGGGCTGCTGTTCGGCTACGACACCGGCGTCATCAACGGCGCGCTGCGGCCGATGAGCGGCGAGCTCGGGCTCGACGCGCTCACCGAGGGCGTGGTGACGAGCTCGCTCGTCTTCGCCGCCGCGTTCGGCGCGCTCGTCGGCGGGCGGCTGTCGGATGCGCTGGGCCGGCGCACGATGCTCGTCGCGCTCGCCGTCGTGTTCTTCGTCGGCACGCTCGTGGTGGTGCTCGCGCCGGGCTTCGCCGTGCTCGTCGCCGGACGCGTGCTGCTCGGGCTCGCGGTCGGCGGCGCCTCCACCGTCGTGCCGGTGTACCTCGCCGAGATGGCGCCCTTCGAGATCCGCGGCTCGCTCTCGGGCCGCAACGAGGTGGCGATCGTGTCGGGGCAGCTCGCGGCGTTCGTGGTGAACGCGGTGCTCGGCACGGCCCTCGGCCACCTCGACGGCGTCTGGCGCATCATGTTCGCGGTGTGCGGCCTGCCGGCGATCGCACTCTTCGTCGGCATGCTGCGCATGCCCGAGTCGCCGCGCTGGCTCGCCGAGCGCGGTCGGCGCGACGACGCGCTCGCGGTGCTGCGCACCGTTCGCTCACCAGAACGGGCGGAGGCCGAGCTCGCGCAGATCGAGCGCGTCGTCGCCGAACCGGCGGCACGGGCCGGGCTCTCTGCGGTGCTGCGCAGCCGCTGGCTGCGACGCATCCTGCTCGTCGGCATCGGCGTCGGCGTCGCCCAGCAGCTCACCGGCATCAACGCGATCATGTACTACGGCCAGAGCGTGCTCGTCGAGTCGGGCTTCTCCGAGTCGGCGGCGCTCATCGCCAACATCGCGCCGGGTGTGATCGCGGTGGTCGGCGGCGTCGTGGCGCTCGCGATGATGGATCGCATCGACCGTCGCACGACCCTGCTCGTCGGCTTCTCGCTCACGACGCTGTGCCACCTGCTCATCGGCGTCGCGTCGGTCGTGCTCGAGCCGGGGAACCCCATCCGCCCGTTCGTGATCCTCGCGCTCGTGGTCGCCTTCGTCGGCTCGATGCAGACGTTCCTCAACGTCGCCACGTGGGTCTACCTGTCGGAGATCTTCCCGCTCCACATCCGCGGCCTCGGCATCGGCGTCGCCGTCTTCGCGCACTGGCTCGCCAACGGCGCGCTCGCGCTCGCGTTCCCGTCGCTGCTCGCGGCGGTCGGGCTGACGGGTGCGTTCTTCCTCTTCGCGGCCGTCGGCGCGGTCGCGCTCGCGTTCATCGCCACCCAGGTGCCCGAGACGCGCGGGCGCACGCTGGAAGGGCTCGAGGCAGAGATCGTCTCCGGGCGGGCGTTCCGGCGGCGCGCGGTCGTCGGGTGA
- a CDS encoding ATP-dependent Clp protease ATP-binding subunit, which yields MARMGGMMPGQQEEQQSALEQFGTDLTAIARAGKLDPVIGRDSEIRRISQVLSRRTKNNPVLIGEPGVGKTAVVEGLAQRIVAGDVPESLKGKSLVALDVNAMIAGSKYRGDFEERMKNVLAEIAKAEGQIVTFIDELHIIMGAGAAEGSQGASNMLKPMLARGELRLIGATTLDEYREFIEKDAAMERRFQQVYVGEPSVEDTVAILRGLKERYEAHHKVTIADSALVAAASLSNRYITARQLPDKAIDLIDEAASRLRMEIDSAPTEIDQLRRTVDRMEIERLALKREKDDASKERLAALEATLDEHRRELAELDERWQAERASLNRIGGLRESLDELRSRAERAQRDGDLERASRLLYGEIPQIERQLAEAESAAAEAGARMVGDQVSADDIASVVAAWTGIPVGRLMQGETEKLLALEGELAHRVVGQREAVSAVSDAVRRSRAGVSNPDQPTGSFLFLGPTGVGKTELAKALAELLFDDEKALVRIDMSEYGEKHSVARLVGAPPGYIGYEQGGQLTEAVRRRPYSVILMDEVEKAHPEVFDLLLQVLDDGRLTDGQGRTVDFRNTILILTSNLGSAFLTDPTVPQAQAREQVMGAVRAAFKPEFINRLDDIVIFDALSPEELGAIVDIQVQGLDRRLADRRLVVEVTDAAKQWLSERGYDPLYGARPLRRLMQREIDDRLARALLAGDVRDGDTVVVDVAPTGTGLWVGAAGADRPAQWSFDTGAQAGAGGAAAGSTATGAHPAGDADASDVVEGEALDDL from the coding sequence ATGGCACGGATGGGCGGCATGATGCCTGGCCAGCAGGAGGAGCAGCAGTCGGCGCTCGAGCAGTTCGGCACCGACCTCACGGCGATCGCGCGCGCGGGGAAGCTCGACCCGGTGATCGGGCGCGACAGCGAGATCCGGCGGATCAGCCAGGTGCTCTCGCGGCGCACGAAGAACAACCCGGTGCTCATCGGCGAGCCCGGCGTCGGCAAGACCGCCGTCGTCGAGGGGCTCGCGCAGCGCATCGTCGCGGGCGACGTGCCCGAGAGCCTCAAGGGCAAGTCGCTCGTCGCGCTCGACGTCAACGCGATGATCGCGGGCTCCAAGTACCGCGGCGACTTCGAGGAGCGCATGAAGAACGTGCTCGCCGAGATCGCGAAGGCCGAGGGGCAGATCGTCACGTTCATCGACGAGCTGCACATCATCATGGGCGCCGGCGCCGCCGAGGGCAGCCAGGGCGCGAGCAACATGCTCAAGCCCATGCTCGCGCGCGGCGAGCTGCGCCTCATCGGCGCGACGACGCTCGACGAGTACCGCGAGTTCATCGAGAAGGACGCCGCGATGGAGCGGCGCTTCCAGCAGGTCTACGTCGGTGAGCCGTCGGTCGAGGACACCGTGGCGATCCTGCGCGGCCTCAAGGAGCGGTACGAGGCGCACCACAAGGTGACGATCGCCGACAGCGCCCTCGTCGCCGCCGCGTCCCTCTCGAACCGCTACATCACGGCCCGCCAACTGCCCGACAAGGCGATCGATCTCATCGACGAGGCGGCGAGCCGGCTGCGCATGGAGATCGACTCGGCGCCGACCGAGATCGACCAGCTGCGTCGCACCGTCGATCGCATGGAGATCGAGCGGCTCGCGCTCAAGCGCGAGAAGGACGACGCCTCGAAGGAGCGCCTCGCCGCGCTCGAGGCGACGCTCGACGAGCACCGCCGCGAGCTCGCCGAGCTCGACGAGCGCTGGCAGGCCGAGCGCGCGAGCCTCAACCGCATCGGCGGCCTGCGCGAATCGCTCGACGAGCTGCGCAGCCGAGCCGAGCGCGCGCAGCGCGACGGCGACCTCGAGCGCGCCTCGCGGCTGCTCTACGGCGAGATCCCGCAGATCGAGCGGCAGCTCGCCGAGGCCGAGTCGGCGGCCGCCGAGGCGGGCGCCCGCATGGTCGGCGACCAGGTGAGCGCCGACGACATCGCCTCGGTCGTCGCGGCGTGGACGGGCATCCCCGTCGGCCGCCTCATGCAGGGCGAGACCGAGAAGCTGCTCGCCCTCGAGGGCGAGCTCGCGCACCGCGTCGTGGGGCAGCGCGAGGCCGTCTCGGCGGTGTCGGATGCGGTGCGGCGCTCGCGCGCGGGCGTCTCGAACCCCGACCAGCCCACCGGCTCGTTCCTCTTCCTCGGCCCGACCGGGGTCGGCAAGACCGAGCTCGCGAAGGCGCTCGCCGAGCTGCTCTTCGACGACGAGAAGGCGCTCGTGCGCATCGACATGTCGGAGTACGGCGAGAAGCACTCGGTCGCACGGCTCGTCGGCGCCCCTCCCGGCTACATCGGCTACGAGCAGGGCGGGCAGCTCACCGAGGCGGTGCGCCGCCGCCCCTACTCGGTGATCCTGATGGACGAGGTCGAGAAGGCCCACCCCGAGGTCTTCGACCTGCTGCTGCAGGTGCTCGACGACGGCCGGCTCACCGACGGCCAGGGCCGCACGGTCGACTTCCGCAACACCATCCTCATCCTCACCTCCAACCTCGGCTCGGCGTTCCTCACCGACCCGACAGTCCCGCAGGCGCAGGCCCGCGAGCAGGTCATGGGGGCGGTGCGCGCGGCGTTCAAGCCGGAGTTCATCAACCGGCTCGACGACATCGTCATCTTCGACGCGCTCTCACCGGAGGAGCTCGGCGCGATCGTCGACATCCAGGTGCAGGGGCTCGACCGGCGGCTCGCCGACCGCCGCCTGGTGGTCGAGGTGACGGATGCGGCGAAGCAGTGGCTGAGCGAGCGCGGCTACGACCCGCTCTACGGCGCGCGGCCGCTTCGCCGGCTCATGCAGCGCGAGATCGACGACCGGCTCGCGCGGGCGCTGCTCGCCGGCGATGTGCGCGACGGCGACACCGTCGTGGTCGACGTCGCGCCGACCGGCACCGGCCTGTGGGTCGGAGCGGCCGGCGCCGACCGACCCGCGCAGTGGTCGTTCGACACCGGCGCGCAGGCCGGCGCGGGCGGTGCGGCCGCAGGCTCGACGGCCACCGGAGCCCACCCGGCCGGCGACGCCGACGCATCCGACGTCGTCGAGGGCGAGGCGCTCGACGACCTGTAG
- a CDS encoding alpha/beta fold hydrolase yields the protein MSDLHTTTLGEQGSPVVFCHGLFGQGKNWTQIGKALAASHRVTLVDMPDHGQSPWSERLDYEAMADAVAGVIDEPAALVGHSMGGKAAMLAALRHPERVERLVVVDVSPVQYRSADEFRGFIDAMLGMDLGAIGSRADADAALADAVPNPGVRAFLLQSLRREADGWRWLPNLEMLRRDLDVLRGFPETDAVYEGPVLWIGGSDSGYVRDEFVPAMEARFPRVRRVTIKGAGHWVHSEQPKVFTEVLSRFLDA from the coding sequence GTGAGCGACCTCCACACCACGACCCTCGGCGAGCAGGGCTCGCCCGTCGTCTTCTGCCATGGCCTCTTCGGCCAGGGCAAGAACTGGACGCAGATCGGCAAGGCGCTCGCCGCATCCCACCGCGTCACCCTCGTCGACATGCCCGACCACGGGCAGTCGCCCTGGAGCGAGCGGCTCGACTACGAGGCGATGGCGGATGCGGTGGCCGGCGTCATCGACGAGCCCGCCGCCCTCGTCGGCCACTCGATGGGCGGCAAGGCGGCGATGCTCGCGGCCCTGCGCCACCCCGAGCGCGTCGAGCGGCTGGTCGTCGTCGACGTCTCGCCCGTGCAGTACCGCTCGGCCGACGAGTTCCGCGGGTTCATCGACGCGATGCTCGGCATGGACCTCGGCGCGATCGGCTCGCGCGCCGACGCGGACGCTGCGCTCGCCGATGCTGTGCCGAACCCGGGCGTGCGCGCGTTCCTGCTGCAGAGCCTGCGGCGCGAGGCCGACGGCTGGCGCTGGCTGCCCAACCTCGAGATGCTGCGGCGCGACCTCGACGTGCTGCGCGGCTTCCCAGAGACGGACGCCGTCTACGAGGGACCGGTGCTCTGGATCGGCGGCAGCGACTCGGGCTACGTGCGCGACGAGTTCGTGCCGGCGATGGAGGCGCGCTTCCCGCGCGTGCGGCGCGTGACGATCAAGGGCGCCGGGCACTGGGTGCACTCCGAGCAGCCGAAGGTCTTCACCGAGGTGCTGTCGCGCTTCCTCGACGCATGA
- a CDS encoding CopG family transcriptional regulator codes for MAMTLRLTPDDERMLAELAEADGVSRQEATVRAIREAAARRGHERAVRELSASARHRYADLLERLGR; via the coding sequence ATGGCGATGACGCTGCGACTGACTCCCGACGACGAGCGCATGCTCGCCGAGCTCGCCGAGGCCGACGGCGTGAGCCGACAGGAGGCGACCGTGCGCGCGATCCGCGAGGCGGCGGCGCGGCGGGGTCACGAGCGGGCCGTGCGCGAGCTCTCCGCGAGCGCGCGGCACCGCTACGCCGACCTCCTCGAGCGACTCGGCCGGTGA
- a CDS encoding type II toxin-antitoxin system death-on-curing family toxin produces the protein MIVYLSTEDLLALVDDLGVGSVRDLGLLESAARRPATTLWGTPAYASLDEQAAALLESIVRSPPLADGNKRLGWLALVVFLGLNGVDLDAPDDEAYDTVIAVATGEADVRSVAETLRRWRAA, from the coding sequence GTGATCGTCTACCTCTCCACCGAGGATCTGCTCGCACTCGTCGACGACCTCGGTGTCGGCTCCGTGCGCGACCTCGGGCTGCTCGAGTCGGCCGCGAGGCGGCCGGCGACGACGCTCTGGGGAACCCCCGCCTACGCATCCCTCGACGAGCAGGCCGCCGCGCTGCTCGAATCGATCGTTCGCAGCCCCCCGCTCGCCGACGGCAACAAGCGGCTCGGCTGGCTCGCGCTGGTCGTGTTCCTCGGCCTGAACGGCGTCGACCTCGATGCGCCGGACGACGAGGCGTACGACACCGTCATCGCGGTCGCGACCGGTGAGGCGGACGTGCGATCGGTCGCCGAGACGCTCCGGCGCTGGCGCGCCGCCTGA
- a CDS encoding DUF2255 family protein has product MTWQPDELAAVHGAKELEIITSRADGSLRKPVPIWHAAVDGELYVRSAYGPDSAWYRRTADAAFAHIKAGGVSADVTAEHLDEDDTVHDAIDAAMREKYGAWPESLATIVSPESRRVTLRLTPGI; this is encoded by the coding sequence ATGACCTGGCAGCCCGACGAGCTCGCCGCCGTGCACGGCGCGAAGGAGCTCGAGATCATCACCAGCCGCGCCGACGGCTCGCTCCGCAAGCCCGTGCCCATCTGGCACGCCGCCGTCGACGGCGAGCTCTACGTGCGCTCTGCTTACGGTCCCGACAGCGCCTGGTACCGGCGCACGGCCGACGCCGCGTTCGCGCACATCAAGGCCGGCGGGGTCAGCGCCGACGTCACCGCAGAGCACCTCGACGAGGACGACACGGTGCACGACGCGATCGACGCGGCCATGCGCGAGAAGTACGGCGCGTGGCCGGAGTCGCTCGCGACGATCGTGAGTCCCGAGTCGCGGCGCGTCACGCTGCGGCTGACACCCGGCATCTGA
- a CDS encoding IclR family transcriptional regulator — MAESEKTAAGSQTLARGLAALAMIGESDTPITVRELAERLGIHRSMVYRLVATLEQSGFVERTGGGELQIGIRLVGIARTAARDLQTVALPELLAAADELDATVFLAAYDGEAAVTLVSAEPRNAHAVVAQRPGSRHPIGRGAPARVIRSQVDPVAHPPARFEESHDEVYAGLAAIAVPLLLPGGRPMAIAALHLAGRPVDPEPIVARLEGAAERIRSQLH, encoded by the coding sequence ATGGCGGAGTCGGAGAAGACGGCTGCAGGATCGCAGACGCTCGCGCGCGGGCTCGCGGCGCTCGCGATGATCGGCGAGAGCGACACCCCGATCACGGTGCGCGAGCTGGCCGAGCGGCTCGGCATCCACCGCTCGATGGTCTACCGGCTCGTCGCGACGCTCGAGCAGAGCGGCTTCGTCGAGCGCACGGGCGGCGGGGAGCTGCAGATCGGCATCCGGCTCGTCGGCATCGCCCGCACGGCCGCGCGCGACCTGCAGACTGTGGCGCTGCCCGAGCTGCTGGCAGCCGCCGACGAGCTCGACGCGACCGTCTTCCTCGCGGCCTACGACGGCGAGGCGGCTGTCACGCTCGTGAGCGCCGAGCCGCGGAACGCCCACGCGGTCGTCGCGCAGCGGCCCGGCAGCCGGCACCCGATCGGCCGCGGCGCACCGGCGCGCGTGATCCGCTCGCAGGTCGACCCGGTCGCGCATCCGCCCGCTCGGTTCGAGGAGAGCCACGACGAGGTCTACGCGGGGCTCGCGGCGATCGCGGTGCCGCTCCTCCTGCCCGGTGGACGGCCGATGGCCATCGCGGCGCTGCACCTCGCGGGCCGCCCGGTCGACCCCGAGCCCATCGTGGCCCGCCTCGAGGGCGCGGCCGAGCGCATCCGCAGCCAGCTGCACTGA